The nucleotide window GATGGGGTTTTGTTCTTATCAAAATCCAGCTCTGCAGATATGAAGATGCGGCTTTTCCAGCCAGACCGCTCTGAAGCTGAAATGTGTGGTAATGGTATCAGGTGTCTCGTTAAATTCGGACTTGACACCGGGTATATTTCAGAAGGTACTGCATCTGTTGAGACAATGGCCGGTATAATGCCTGTGGATGTTAAATGTCAGGGGGATAATACATGGATAAAAGTGAATATGGGGAAGCCCATGTTTGATAAAAAGGACATACCTGCCAGAGGCGAAGGAGATTTTATTAATGTAATGATGGATGGTATGAAAGTATCTGCAGTAAATACAGGTGTACCCCATGCTGTAATATTTGTTGATGATCTGGAGGGGATTGATATAGATGCCCTTGCACTTTCTGTCAGATATCATGATCTTTTTCCAAAAGGTACCAATGTGAATTTTGTCAATCTTGCTGCTGAAGGTCATTTGAATGTACGCACCTATGAAAGAGGGATTGAGGGTGAGACCCTAAGCTGCGGTACAGGTTCGGTAGCAGCGGCCGTCGTTGCCAATAAACTGGGTATGACAGGAAATGAAATTAAGGTCAATACCCTGGGCGGCATAATCAACATCACCATAGAAGGTGGTTATGCATTTATGGAAGGCTCAGCCAAGACCGTGTTTAATGGAACCATTTTATGATTATCGGGATCGATGATACAGATTCAAAGGACGGGATGTGTACAACATATCTCACAGCTGTGCTCATTGAAAAGCTCCAGGCATTTGGAACCCTTAAGGGAATTCCTCACTTGATCAGGCTAAATCCTAATATTAGATATAAAACCAGGGGAAATGCCGCGCTGGCACTGGAAATCGATGTCCATCCTAACGATGAGCAAATTATTATTGATATTACTACATCCCTGGTCGAAGAAATGGCCGATTTCAAGTGTGATAATACCAATCCCGGTATTGTCTTTTTGAAAGAACAAAAAGACCAGGGATTCAAAAAAGAGCTGGAAGATTTCATGTGGCAGGCCATGCGTGATGTTCTGAGAGTTGATACAGCTCTGGCATTTATCAATAAATACGGCCTGATACATAGGGGTTATAAAAACAA belongs to Methanosarcinales archaeon and includes:
- a CDS encoding diaminopimelate epimerase encodes the protein MIEFTKIHGNGNDFIIIDEFNKEIVPDNVKPGFAQKYCDRRFGIGGDGVLFLSKSSSADMKMRLFQPDRSEAEMCGNGIRCLVKFGLDTGYISEGTASVETMAGIMPVDVKCQGDNTWIKVNMGKPMFDKKDIPARGEGDFINVMMDGMKVSAVNTGVPHAVIFVDDLEGIDIDALALSVRYHDLFPKGTNVNFVNLAAEGHLNVRTYERGIEGETLSCGTGSVAAAVVANKLGMTGNEIKVNTLGGIINITIEGGYAFMEGSAKTVFNGTIL